The Luteitalea sp. genome has a window encoding:
- a CDS encoding TonB-dependent receptor: MTQFLVLLVLGLGPQDAASPPAARALAGIVEDPSGGTVAGAVVTVTCADVSRRARTDAIGQFRLERLPAARCSVDATAELLRAGRVEVDLTNRGSGFVRLVLSLADLTSEVTVTPARGEQERTFDVPDAVSVATREELDTRPLQILPQALREETSILVQQTTTAQGSPFIRGFSAQRIVYLLDGVRFNTSTFRAGATQYLGWINPSLVQRIEVVRGPASVQYGSDALGGTVNVLSLRPEISPSGTRTAGSLQLFGGSADRSIGADLLANLRTPSLALRGGISTRRVGDLRPGRGEDSHSALTRFLGVSSQELYTRLPDTGFDQSGGHIAGTFPIGSGAHLELQYGHETQSNVSRYDRIIGGDGLFRSQFDPQRLDFGYVRLQRSQTGPFDAVQATISVNRQQDDRLEQRDPDTDIERETGRVTALGYQAQGTWLVRGRHGVTVGGELFDEFIGASRIIEDPGTASRRPERPEIPDGSRYTSAGFFLQDSVDLLDGRLGLRGGVRAGYFSFRVPEDPSLGVTADSVTMSDVTFQTGAVWRVTEALNATLSIGRGFRAANAYDLGAIGISGGGFEIAPTAAARVGALIGSDDGTDAVATNAQVEPLGPESSYAFEGGMKVRTSRLTASVLVFDLELVDIIQRRTAIFPTSVVGETFAGYTVIRQDEAGRAIIAQDPRPLVTRVNVDRARVVGVEADLQVRLAPAWLAGGWWSLANGREIETDNVLRRMPPPMGGLRLKWEPTNRGLWAEGTLTFARSQTRLSGGDLGDARIGARRTADDIAAFFTGTATDLGLVRDDRLVATGETLAAVQARLLGNATAVPLYTTTPGFAVLGLRAGVRLTSRLDLTVIAENVTDRNYRWHGSGVDAPGVNVQIRTQWRF, encoded by the coding sequence ATGACACAGTTCCTCGTCCTTCTCGTGCTCGGTCTCGGCCCGCAAGATGCCGCGTCTCCCCCCGCCGCACGCGCGCTGGCGGGCATCGTCGAAGACCCGTCTGGAGGTACCGTCGCCGGAGCCGTTGTCACCGTCACCTGCGCGGATGTGAGCCGCAGGGCTCGAACCGACGCGATTGGCCAGTTCCGCCTGGAGCGCCTCCCGGCAGCGCGCTGCAGCGTCGACGCGACCGCCGAGCTGCTGCGTGCAGGCCGCGTGGAGGTCGATCTGACCAACCGCGGCTCCGGCTTCGTACGCCTGGTTCTGTCCCTGGCCGACCTGACCAGTGAAGTCACGGTGACGCCCGCCCGGGGCGAGCAGGAGCGAACCTTCGACGTCCCCGACGCGGTCTCCGTTGCCACACGCGAAGAGCTCGACACGCGGCCGCTACAGATTCTTCCACAGGCCTTACGAGAGGAGACCAGCATCCTGGTGCAGCAGACCACAACGGCCCAGGGCTCCCCGTTCATCCGCGGGTTCAGCGCGCAGCGTATTGTGTACCTCCTCGATGGTGTGCGCTTCAACACCTCGACGTTCCGCGCCGGCGCCACGCAATACCTTGGCTGGATCAATCCGTCGCTCGTCCAACGCATCGAGGTCGTCCGGGGGCCCGCCTCCGTGCAGTACGGCAGCGACGCCCTCGGGGGCACGGTGAACGTCCTGAGCCTGCGCCCCGAAATCTCGCCCTCCGGCACGCGCACCGCCGGCAGCCTGCAGCTCTTCGGCGGCTCGGCCGACCGCAGCATCGGCGCCGATCTGCTTGCCAATCTTCGCACGCCGTCGCTGGCGCTGCGCGGCGGCATCTCAACCCGCCGCGTCGGAGACCTGCGCCCCGGCCGCGGCGAGGACTCCCATTCAGCTTTGACGCGCTTTCTGGGCGTGTCGTCCCAGGAGCTCTATACGCGCCTGCCGGACACCGGTTTCGATCAGTCGGGCGGACACATCGCGGGCACGTTCCCCATCGGCAGCGGCGCGCACCTCGAGCTCCAGTATGGTCACGAGACGCAGTCGAACGTGAGCCGCTATGACCGGATCATTGGAGGGGACGGCCTTTTCCGCAGCCAATTCGACCCGCAGCGGCTCGATTTCGGATACGTCCGTCTGCAGCGTAGTCAAACGGGCCCATTCGATGCGGTGCAGGCGACGATTTCCGTCAATCGGCAACAGGACGACCGCCTCGAGCAACGCGACCCTGACACGGACATCGAGCGGGAGACCGGCAGGGTCACGGCGCTCGGCTATCAGGCTCAAGGCACCTGGCTGGTGAGAGGACGTCACGGCGTCACCGTCGGCGGCGAGCTGTTCGATGAGTTCATCGGGGCCAGCCGGATCATCGAAGATCCTGGAACCGCGAGCCGCCGCCCTGAGCGTCCCGAGATTCCGGATGGCTCGCGGTACACGAGCGCTGGCTTCTTCCTGCAGGACAGTGTTGATCTCCTGGACGGGCGCCTTGGCCTCCGCGGTGGCGTGCGAGCCGGTTATTTCTCGTTTCGCGTCCCCGAGGATCCCTCGCTCGGTGTCACGGCAGACTCGGTCACGATGAGCGACGTGACCTTTCAGACAGGCGCCGTGTGGCGCGTGACCGAGGCGCTCAACGCCACGCTGTCCATTGGACGAGGCTTCCGCGCAGCGAACGCCTACGACCTGGGAGCGATTGGCATCAGCGGCGGTGGGTTCGAGATTGCGCCAACCGCCGCCGCGCGTGTCGGCGCGCTCATCGGCTCCGACGACGGCACGGATGCGGTGGCCACGAACGCTCAGGTCGAACCACTCGGACCGGAATCGAGCTATGCGTTCGAGGGTGGCATGAAGGTGCGCACCTCACGCCTCACCGCGTCGGTCCTCGTGTTCGATCTCGAGCTCGTCGACATCATCCAGCGTCGCACGGCGATCTTCCCGACGAGCGTCGTGGGCGAAACGTTCGCCGGTTACACGGTCATTCGGCAAGACGAGGCTGGTCGTGCGATCATCGCTCAGGATCCGCGACCGCTCGTGACACGCGTCAACGTCGATCGGGCACGCGTCGTGGGCGTGGAGGCAGACCTGCAGGTACGACTCGCGCCCGCCTGGCTCGCCGGCGGATGGTGGTCGCTGGCCAACGGCCGAGAGATCGAGACGGACAACGTCCTTCGCCGGATGCCGCCACCCATGGGCGGGCTCAGGCTCAAGTGGGAACCTACCAACCGTGGCCTCTGGGCGGAGGGCACGCTCACCTTCGCGCGGTCACAGACGCGTCTGAGCGGCGGCGACCTCGGCGACGCTCGCATTGGCGCCCGCCGCACCGCCGATGACATCGCCGCCTTCTTCACCGGTACGGCGACCGATTTGGGCCTGGTTCGCGACGACCGCCTCGTCGCGACTGGCGAAACGCTGGCGGCAGTGCAAGCGCGCCTGCTCGGCAACGCAACAGCGGTGCCGCTCTACACGACGACGCCCGGCTTTGCGGTGCTCGGCCTGCGCGCCGGCGTGCGCCTCACGTCGCGCCTCGACCTCACGGTCATTGCCGAGAACGTGACGGACCGCAACTACCGCTGGCACGGATCAGGCGTCGACGCCCCCGGCGTGAACGTGCAGATCAGAACACAGTGGCGATTCTGA
- the rmuC gene encoding DNA recombination protein RmuC: protein MSDPILLALITLLVGLLSGAVAAALFLRRAAAAEARAETIDRELQALEAEVADLRERLRTAEHHRAVAETRVQEAARQMQQQERLLEEAKARLGDVFKSLAADALDRSTQGLLQLAEEKFKSLREQAAGDLTQRTDTIAAIIAPLQEAVGAYQKEARELAERSATRFGSVDQQLQQVMTTTGRLSQETSRLVNALRQPHVRGRWGEIALRRTAELAGMIEHCDFTEQESLFHENGRIRPDMVVTLPAGRQIVVDSKVPLTAYLEALEAPSEDARREALRRHAQQIRQHVTRLAAKEYADALNGLEFVVLFIPNDSFLAAAAEQDPDVIEWALGQKVVIATPTTFIALLRAVAYGWRQEKMAENAARVSELGRELSERMSVLVEHLGSVGGALGKAVDAYNRAVGSLESRVLPSARKFEELGSGGRRSVAELEPIESAVRTMAPPELDLEPPEPETRVTSDE from the coding sequence ATGAGCGATCCGATCTTACTGGCCCTGATTACCCTGCTCGTTGGCCTGCTCTCGGGAGCAGTTGCCGCCGCACTCTTTCTGCGCCGGGCGGCGGCGGCCGAGGCGCGTGCCGAGACGATCGACCGAGAGCTCCAGGCGCTCGAAGCGGAGGTCGCGGACTTGCGCGAGCGACTCCGTACCGCAGAGCATCACCGGGCGGTGGCGGAAACGCGGGTCCAGGAAGCCGCGCGGCAGATGCAGCAGCAGGAGCGGTTGCTCGAAGAAGCGAAGGCGCGCCTGGGAGACGTGTTCAAGTCGCTGGCCGCGGACGCGCTAGACCGCAGCACGCAGGGCTTGCTGCAGCTTGCCGAGGAGAAGTTCAAGTCGCTCAGGGAGCAGGCGGCGGGCGACCTCACGCAGCGGACGGATACCATCGCCGCCATCATCGCGCCGCTTCAAGAAGCCGTCGGCGCCTATCAGAAGGAGGCGCGCGAGCTGGCCGAGCGCAGCGCAACGCGATTTGGCAGCGTCGATCAGCAGCTTCAACAGGTGATGACGACGACGGGCCGGCTGTCGCAGGAGACCTCACGCCTCGTCAACGCGCTCAGGCAGCCGCACGTGCGGGGGCGCTGGGGTGAGATTGCGCTACGACGGACGGCAGAGCTCGCCGGCATGATCGAGCACTGCGACTTCACCGAGCAGGAATCCCTCTTCCACGAGAACGGCCGCATCAGACCGGACATGGTCGTCACCTTGCCCGCCGGCCGGCAGATCGTCGTCGATTCGAAAGTGCCCCTCACGGCGTATCTCGAGGCGCTGGAGGCGCCGAGCGAAGACGCGCGGCGAGAGGCCTTGCGGCGCCACGCGCAGCAGATCCGCCAACATGTCACACGCCTTGCGGCCAAGGAGTACGCCGATGCGCTGAACGGCCTCGAGTTCGTCGTGCTCTTCATTCCGAATGACTCCTTCCTCGCTGCGGCGGCGGAACAAGATCCGGACGTCATCGAATGGGCGCTCGGGCAGAAAGTGGTGATCGCGACGCCGACGACGTTCATTGCATTGCTGAGAGCGGTCGCCTATGGCTGGCGGCAGGAGAAGATGGCAGAGAACGCCGCACGTGTGAGCGAGCTCGGACGCGAGCTGTCAGAACGCATGAGCGTCCTCGTGGAGCATCTGGGCAGCGTGGGTGGCGCGCTTGGCAAGGCGGTGGATGCCTACAACCGGGCCGTGGGCTCCCTCGAGTCTCGCGTGCTGCCGTCGGCACGGAAGTTCGAGGAGCTGGGCTCGGGCGGCAGGCGGTCGGTAGCCGAGCTCGAGCCAATCGAGTCGGCCGTGCGGACGATGGCACCGCCCGAGCTCGATCTCGAGCCGCCAGAGCCGGAAACGCGAGTGACGAGTGACGAGTGA
- a CDS encoding DUF541 domain-containing protein: protein MRAKLAQGAILCGAMIVGIPQPGWTQEPPPGGSSEEAEGGVVRQLDRDVVSATGEGIVRAAPDRARVTVTAEARDRVPRAAQEKNAQAMTALQARLEELGIPSDAVRTTSIDLQPQYDYADGKQRLRDYAARNSIEVRVDDIARLGEIIDAAVTSGATEVSSIQFELKQRDALEREALTQAVADARARAEAMAAAAARTLDRIVRIDDQVRPATPPPMPFAARAREDAVAAAPPTPVAPGVMEIQARVSLTATLK, encoded by the coding sequence GTGCGCGCAAAACTGGCACAAGGGGCGATTCTCTGTGGAGCGATGATCGTCGGCATCCCTCAGCCCGGTTGGACACAGGAGCCGCCGCCCGGCGGCTCGAGCGAGGAGGCCGAAGGCGGCGTGGTGCGACAGCTCGACCGCGACGTCGTCTCCGCGACCGGTGAGGGCATCGTGCGGGCGGCACCAGATCGAGCACGGGTCACGGTGACCGCTGAGGCGCGGGACCGCGTTCCTCGTGCCGCGCAAGAGAAGAACGCGCAGGCGATGACTGCGTTGCAGGCGCGCCTCGAGGAGCTCGGCATTCCGTCGGACGCCGTTCGAACGACGAGCATCGACCTACAACCGCAGTACGACTATGCTGACGGCAAGCAACGGCTTCGAGACTACGCGGCTCGTAACTCGATCGAGGTGCGCGTGGACGACATCGCGCGACTCGGTGAGATCATCGACGCCGCCGTGACATCCGGCGCCACGGAGGTGAGCAGTATTCAGTTCGAGCTCAAGCAGCGAGACGCGCTGGAGCGGGAGGCCTTGACACAGGCGGTGGCCGATGCGCGCGCGCGCGCCGAAGCCATGGCTGCTGCCGCTGCCCGCACTCTCGATCGCATCGTTCGGATAGACGACCAGGTCCGGCCGGCCACGCCCCCGCCGATGCCATTTGCGGCTCGGGCGCGCGAAGATGCCGTGGCGGCCGCGCCGCCAACGCCCGTCGCGCCGGGCGTCATGGAGATTCAAGCCAGGGTCTCGCTGACCGCGACGCTCAAGTAG
- a CDS encoding methyltransferase domain-containing protein: MTVDAVTAGRRAVCQRPLYPSEKMTPPSTSTPARRPSLRDALSTPDRKQRYVSALFQRIAHRYDLITVLLSYGRDRRWKAELVDLANVRPGERAVDLACGTGDLAYGLAARGARVAGLDFAPEMTRLARSKARRSPLDPSTALRVDGERSRTVDSRRSLGASSVTFVVGDMLKLPLPDASVTLVTAGYGLRNAAVLDTALAEIYRVLAPGGRMLALDFNQPANAVVRAVYLAYLTIVGSVVGLALHRDADTYRYIPASLARYPGAADVAARMAALGFVDTEWRPLLGGLMAINMGRKAP, from the coding sequence ATGACGGTTGACGCGGTCACAGCGGGCCGCCGAGCGGTCTGTCAGCGGCCCCTTTATCCTAGCGAAAAGATGACCCCTCCCTCCACTAGCACGCCAGCACGGCGCCCCTCGCTCCGCGATGCGTTGTCCACTCCCGATCGCAAGCAACGATATGTATCGGCCCTTTTCCAACGGATCGCGCACCGCTACGACCTCATCACGGTCTTGCTGTCATATGGGCGCGATCGCCGGTGGAAGGCCGAGCTCGTCGATCTTGCCAACGTTCGACCTGGGGAGAGAGCGGTCGATCTCGCCTGCGGGACGGGCGACCTTGCCTATGGCCTGGCGGCGCGCGGCGCGCGGGTGGCTGGCCTCGACTTCGCACCGGAAATGACGCGATTGGCGCGGTCCAAGGCGCGCCGGTCGCCCCTCGACCCTTCGACCGCGCTCAGGGTCGACGGTGAGCGAAGTCGAACCGTCGACTCGCGTCGCTCGCTCGGGGCTTCGAGCGTCACGTTCGTGGTCGGCGATATGCTGAAGCTGCCGCTGCCCGACGCCAGTGTGACGCTCGTCACCGCCGGTTACGGGCTGCGGAATGCAGCAGTCTTGGACACCGCCCTGGCCGAGATCTATCGGGTGCTGGCGCCCGGCGGCCGGATGCTCGCCCTCGACTTCAACCAGCCAGCCAACGCTGTTGTACGCGCTGTGTATTTGGCGTACCTCACGATTGTCGGCTCGGTCGTGGGTCTCGCGCTACACCGTGACGCCGATACGTACCGCTATATTCCTGCGAGCCTCGCGCGCTATCCGGGTGCCGCGGACGTGGCGGCGCGCATGGCGGCACTCGGTTTCGTCGATACTGAGTGGCGGCCCCTCCTCGGAGGGTTGATGGCCATCAATATGGGACGTAAGGCGCCATGA